Proteins from one Cryptomeria japonica chromosome 4, Sugi_1.0, whole genome shotgun sequence genomic window:
- the LOC131875382 gene encoding uncharacterized protein LOC131875382, which produces MEFNEEIAREFTHTLSNGEAQLKGLRVVVTEERIAEEKRKEKQVDIEHKEKKSKNENLPPPAAKKRKILKSVPVVTVKVVEELATGSSLSIEKGKSQRSSDRLRKKFKSQDQPTKPNITILIDSPQQKQHSPLHDDIPPSPPNEPQRDHEEEELQNIEEERELQLQEEGELQDIEQPQKEVVFERLDNLTSTVEQVIEAGGKVESKKPKAPVHRPPTSLTSHAVGLVLYEDWELEKVKMQMIIDYQKKVIEQKGEEIAQLKAKVEIVATMVPQLMQCRAPPCVYSLYLREHHVLTVLD; this is translated from the exons ATggagtttaatgaagaaattgcgaGGGAATTTACCCATACACTATCAAATGGAGAAGCTCAACTAAAAGGTTTAAGAGTGGTGGTTACAGAGGAAAGGATAGCAGAG GAAAAGcgcaaagaaaaacaagttgatataGAACATAAggagaagaaaagtaaaaatgaaaaTTTACCCCCTCCTGCAGCCAAGAAGAGAAAAATTTTAAAATCAGTTCCTGTAGTAACTGTTAAAGTAGTTGAAGAATTAGCTACAGGAAGTAGTCTTTCCATCGAAAAAGGAAAATCTCAAAGAAGTAGTGATAGGCTTCGTAAAAAATTTAAAAGCCAAGACCAACCCACAAAGCCAAATATTACAATCTTGATTGACTCcccacaacaaaaacaacatagtCCACTCCACGATGATATCCCTCCTTCTCCACCAAATGAACCTCAGAGAGACCATGAAGAAGAAGAACTACAAAATATTGAGGAAGAACGGGAATTACAGCTTCAAGAAGAAGGGGAACTCCAGGATATTGAGCAGCCTCAGAAGGAAGTAGTTTTTGAAAGACTAGACAACTTAACATCTACAGTAGAGCAAGTCATTGAAGCAGGGGGCAAAGTAGAAAGTAAGAAACCTAAAGCACCTGTTCATAggccacctacttcccttactagtCATGCAGTAGGACTTGTtctttatgaggattgggaacttgaaaaggtaaaaatgcaaatgataattGATTACCAAAAGAAAGTTATTGAGCAAAAGGGTGAGGAAATAGCCcagcttaaagctaaggtggaaatagTAGCCACCATGGTACCACAACTGATGCAATGTCGAGCTCCTCCTTGTGTTTACTCTCTATACTTAAGAGAACACCAC